Proteins from a genomic interval of Nitrospinota bacterium:
- a CDS encoding radical SAM protein: MAKAGRAAKTGDPMDKARERLAREKGAVVKGHSGAISIALAYPNSYEVGMSNLGFHKVYSMLNAMDGVVCERVFLPDADDERYFIKRKTPLFSLESQKPLNGFDAAAFSITFEADYINVLKMLRLGKIPLKGRGPRDPLILAGGICPTMNPEVLGPFFDIMVIGEGEDALEPIIAAMRNGGKNDLAAFARIPGVYVPSAYTPVYENSGAIARFEVRPGFPEKVKRLWNHGFSASPNVSVIDTPDTVFGGMALVEIGKGCGKHCRFCAAGYVYRPTRHADTSAILAAVDAGLSRIGRVGLVGSAVGDHPDIEKIFSHIVEKGGEFSVSSFRLDKLTPTMLENLAKGGAHTITVAPEAGSERLRKRINKDLGGETIIRAARMIAQTGPFNMKLYFLVGFPGETVEDVAQIASLAQAIRDEMISASKTRGTMGHISVGVDVFVPKPFTPFAREPFIGIAEADRRLKLVKKMFRALPGVSLQAGSARQSYVQALLSVGDRRVAEVIEKALEMDGDWFGAMRESPVDADFFATRRKGPDEILPWDMIDSGLYEGYLEKEMERRLDEKLTPECPPPGSQCQRCGAFDGVCVIKGKTK, encoded by the coding sequence ATGGCAAAGGCAGGCCGCGCCGCGAAGACAGGCGACCCGATGGACAAGGCGCGGGAGAGGCTCGCCCGGGAAAAGGGCGCCGTCGTCAAGGGACACAGTGGGGCGATATCAATCGCGTTGGCCTATCCGAACAGCTACGAAGTGGGGATGAGCAACCTGGGGTTCCACAAAGTGTACTCCATGCTCAACGCCATGGACGGCGTGGTGTGCGAACGGGTGTTCCTGCCGGACGCCGATGACGAGCGCTATTTTATCAAACGCAAGACGCCGTTATTCTCGCTGGAATCGCAAAAGCCGCTAAACGGGTTTGACGCGGCGGCGTTCTCCATCACTTTCGAGGCGGACTATATAAACGTCCTCAAGATGCTGCGGCTTGGCAAAATCCCGCTGAAAGGGCGCGGCCCGCGCGATCCGTTGATTCTCGCCGGAGGCATCTGCCCGACGATGAACCCGGAGGTCCTAGGCCCATTCTTCGACATCATGGTTATCGGCGAGGGTGAGGATGCGCTGGAACCGATCATCGCAGCGATGCGCAACGGGGGCAAGAATGATCTGGCGGCCTTCGCCCGCATCCCCGGTGTGTATGTCCCTTCGGCGTACACGCCCGTTTATGAAAACAGCGGCGCCATCGCCCGATTCGAGGTGAGACCGGGCTTCCCGGAAAAAGTAAAACGCCTGTGGAACCATGGATTCTCCGCGTCCCCCAACGTGAGCGTGATAGACACTCCGGACACGGTGTTCGGCGGCATGGCGCTGGTGGAAATAGGCAAAGGATGCGGGAAACATTGCCGGTTCTGCGCGGCCGGATATGTGTACCGCCCCACGCGCCACGCGGACACCTCCGCGATTCTCGCCGCCGTTGACGCGGGGCTTTCGCGCATCGGGCGTGTGGGCCTTGTGGGAAGCGCCGTGGGGGACCATCCGGACATCGAGAAAATCTTCAGCCACATCGTGGAAAAAGGTGGAGAGTTTTCCGTTTCATCTTTCCGGCTGGACAAGCTGACGCCAACAATGCTCGAAAACCTCGCCAAAGGAGGCGCCCACACCATCACCGTGGCGCCGGAGGCGGGTTCCGAACGGCTGCGAAAACGCATCAACAAAGACCTGGGCGGCGAAACCATAATCAGGGCCGCGCGCATGATCGCGCAAACAGGGCCGTTCAACATGAAACTTTATTTCCTGGTGGGCTTTCCGGGAGAGACCGTGGAGGACGTGGCGCAAATAGCGAGCCTTGCGCAGGCAATCAGGGATGAAATGATATCCGCCTCCAAAACCAGGGGGACGATGGGGCATATTTCCGTGGGGGTGGACGTGTTCGTCCCGAAACCTTTCACCCCTTTCGCGCGGGAGCCGTTCATCGGGATCGCCGAGGCGGACAGGCGGCTTAAGCTTGTTAAAAAAATGTTCCGGGCGCTCCCCGGCGTGAGCCTGCAGGCGGGATCGGCCAGGCAAAGCTATGTGCAGGCGCTCCTTTCCGTTGGGGACAGGCGCGTGGCGGAGGTAATAGAAAAGGCGTTGGAGATGGACGGGGACTGGTTTGGCGCCATGCGTGAGTCGCCGGTTGACGCCGATTTTTTCGCCACCCGCCGCAAGGGGCCGGATGAAATATTGCCGTGGGATATGATAGACAGCGGGCTTTATGAAGGTTATCTTGAAAAAGAGATGGAGCGACGCCTTGACGAAAAACTTACCCCCGAATGCCCGCCCCCCGGCTCGCAATGCCAGAGGTGCGGGGCGTTTGAC